One Turneriella parva DSM 21527 genomic region harbors:
- the infC gene encoding translation initiation factor IF-3, producing the protein MQQRPNFSQAPKPGGGSGGGQGRFNRFAKLRRPMREHRINEDITESQVRLVGEKGTELISTRDALQRARSQNVDLVEITKGQEVPIVRLVDYGKFKFEKAKKEKEAKKKQKVIQIKEIKMGPKIDVGDFDRKAKEAIGFLNEGDNVKVTMKFRGREMQHTALGAEKLTEFYTKVAEAAHMDKKPNLEGRMMSMTLRSKGAKPKPAAPAPANQSATPAAAPTTTEAT; encoded by the coding sequence ATGCAGCAAAGGCCTAATTTTTCTCAAGCACCCAAACCCGGCGGTGGTTCGGGCGGCGGTCAGGGCCGGTTTAATCGATTCGCCAAACTCAGACGCCCGATGCGGGAACACCGCATCAACGAAGACATTACCGAATCGCAGGTGCGCCTCGTCGGTGAGAAGGGCACAGAACTCATATCGACGCGTGACGCTTTGCAGCGGGCGCGGTCGCAGAATGTTGACCTCGTTGAAATAACCAAAGGCCAAGAGGTGCCGATCGTTCGCCTCGTCGACTACGGCAAGTTCAAATTTGAAAAGGCTAAGAAAGAAAAAGAAGCGAAGAAAAAGCAGAAAGTCATTCAGATAAAAGAAATCAAAATGGGGCCAAAGATCGACGTGGGCGATTTTGACCGTAAGGCTAAAGAGGCGATCGGCTTTCTGAACGAAGGCGACAACGTCAAAGTCACCATGAAATTTCGCGGCCGCGAAATGCAGCACACCGCGCTCGGTGCCGAAAAGCTGACGGAGTTCTACACGAAAGTCGCTGAAGCTGCCCACATGGACAAAAAACCAAACCTTGAAGGCCGAATGATGAGCATGACGCTGCGCAGCAAAGGTGCAAAACCCAAGCCCGCAGCCCCCGCACCGGCCAATCAGTCTGCGACCCCGGCAGCAGCGCCCACAACCACTGAAGCTACTTAG
- a CDS encoding formylglycine-generating enzyme family protein, producing MVITGCTRPVAACSKQIPGMACIPAGEFIRGSNDFESDEKPAEKVYVSEFHMDLHEVTNKEFNECLAAGKCRGCLQTGECNYIGARYGWRYKKDDQPVSGVSWFTAREYCEFRGKRLPTEAEWEKAARGPDGNLYPWGNEPADCSRAIIQIGEGKKGIKGCFTKRLEPEWHMHTAAVMSRSPGAYGLYDMAGNVHEWVNDWYSKSYAACGEKCRGRDPKGPCDGAAVCPGHKERSVRGGSWWWTAGYARGSKRRGNVPGNMPMEHYHHFGFRCAQ from the coding sequence ATGGTTATCACAGGCTGCACCCGGCCGGTCGCCGCCTGCTCGAAGCAGATTCCCGGCATGGCATGCATTCCGGCGGGTGAATTTATTCGCGGGTCCAATGACTTTGAAAGCGACGAGAAGCCCGCTGAGAAAGTCTACGTCAGCGAATTTCACATGGATCTGCATGAGGTGACGAACAAAGAGTTTAATGAATGCCTGGCCGCGGGCAAATGCCGCGGCTGCTTGCAGACCGGTGAATGCAATTATATTGGCGCACGCTATGGCTGGCGATACAAAAAAGACGACCAGCCGGTTTCAGGTGTCAGCTGGTTCACCGCGCGCGAATACTGCGAGTTTCGCGGCAAGCGTCTGCCGACCGAAGCCGAGTGGGAGAAAGCCGCACGCGGCCCCGACGGCAATCTTTACCCCTGGGGCAATGAGCCCGCCGATTGTTCGCGCGCCATTATACAGATTGGTGAGGGCAAGAAAGGCATAAAAGGATGTTTCACGAAACGCCTCGAACCCGAGTGGCACATGCACACCGCAGCCGTCATGTCAAGGTCGCCGGGTGCTTACGGCCTCTACGACATGGCCGGCAATGTGCACGAGTGGGTGAATGATTGGTATTCCAAAAGTTACGCAGCCTGCGGTGAAAAATGCCGTGGCCGCGACCCCAAGGGGCCATGCGACGGCGCGGCTGTCTGTCCCGGCCATAAAGAGCGCAGCGTGCGCGGTGGCTCGTGGTGGTGGACAGCCGGTTATGCGCGCGGCTCGAAACGCCGTGGCAATGTACCGGGCAATATGCCGATGGAGCATTACCACCATTTCGGCTTTCGTTGTGCTCAATAG
- a CDS encoding alpha/beta hydrolase, whose product MKRRSVTRSLLDQSYEPGPGFLYIPPLPRSRYDFISQVQTAFVNKVVSFTFPDFTHCFEYSVFEMVDGPFMRVTASSSQFHLREVAEHRNIEVFKKFIAKTRPLAIAHEKNLSAQMMRQSLYNIANNLPPMVEFLHIASEERLHAAMKRLAPNGVRYAVGIPVIIDRKPVGVLWGIHRKSFSPEQRRDVRQQMISLARAIDFVVSEELAESADAYAARRKIEKHDPTANLESLVYTQVPDQEKPVKSMVLYSNRYSEKYRQDTNYIVPTVNGYRISLKRYLPEHLNGQDRILLMLPGFFCNRSICDRLAKEMALEHGYAVFTLDVRGRSRETLPNKFLNNYHWSVDNYIWEDFPAALQWIKETHPGKKVVVFGHSMGGMIPLFYSAAYDKYGRKRSGDLAIKPESIIDGIVSITSPIYIRIAAESTWFNMFRQSAKLLTGNILAEPLMRLINFTLTSTIGGIDLNKFFTFLHNISASIRTMSFDVSYRLPTLKEFIGYEQITPPEWYFFMEDVFCEESMLVISQFIRSLIDGDNFVSIDKEINYTLELNELEIPHFTVVGTVDEIAPPDTVRQGHLAGKSPKNRIAEYKQGHLGIITHPETVRQIAIDTDDWIRSLPANYIS is encoded by the coding sequence ATGAAGCGCCGCAGCGTCACCCGTTCACTGCTCGACCAGTCATACGAGCCAGGGCCGGGGTTTCTTTATATTCCCCCACTGCCCCGCTCGCGCTATGATTTTATTTCGCAGGTGCAGACTGCATTCGTGAACAAAGTTGTGTCTTTCACATTTCCCGACTTCACCCACTGCTTTGAGTACAGCGTATTTGAAATGGTCGACGGACCCTTCATGCGTGTCACCGCGTCTTCGTCGCAGTTTCACCTGCGCGAAGTCGCCGAACACCGCAATATCGAGGTATTCAAGAAGTTCATCGCGAAAACCCGCCCGCTGGCGATCGCGCATGAAAAGAATCTTTCGGCGCAAATGATGCGCCAGTCACTCTACAACATTGCCAACAACCTGCCGCCGATGGTTGAATTCTTGCATATCGCGTCAGAAGAAAGGCTGCACGCCGCGATGAAACGCCTCGCCCCCAATGGCGTGCGCTATGCGGTGGGTATTCCCGTGATTATAGACCGCAAACCCGTGGGGGTGCTCTGGGGCATTCACCGCAAGTCGTTCAGCCCCGAACAGCGCCGCGATGTCAGGCAGCAGATGATTTCGCTGGCACGGGCAATCGATTTTGTCGTTTCTGAAGAGCTCGCCGAATCGGCCGACGCGTACGCGGCCCGCCGAAAAATCGAAAAGCACGACCCGACTGCCAACCTCGAAAGCCTCGTCTACACACAGGTGCCCGACCAGGAAAAGCCGGTGAAGTCGATGGTTCTCTATTCGAACCGCTATTCAGAAAAATACCGGCAGGACACCAACTACATCGTGCCCACGGTCAATGGTTACCGCATCAGCCTCAAGCGCTACCTGCCCGAACACCTGAACGGGCAAGACCGCATTCTGCTGATGCTGCCAGGCTTCTTCTGCAACCGCTCGATCTGCGACCGCCTGGCCAAAGAAATGGCGCTCGAACACGGTTATGCAGTTTTTACGCTTGATGTTCGGGGCAGGTCACGCGAGACCCTGCCCAATAAGTTCTTGAATAACTACCACTGGTCGGTGGATAATTATATCTGGGAAGATTTTCCCGCAGCGCTGCAGTGGATCAAAGAGACGCACCCCGGCAAAAAGGTCGTTGTGTTCGGCCACAGCATGGGGGGCATGATTCCCCTCTTTTATTCGGCTGCCTATGACAAATACGGCCGCAAACGCTCGGGCGACCTCGCGATTAAACCCGAATCGATTATCGACGGCATCGTTTCAATCACATCGCCGATCTATATTCGCATCGCGGCCGAGTCGACCTGGTTCAACATGTTTCGCCAATCGGCAAAGCTGCTGACCGGCAATATTCTTGCCGAACCACTGATGCGGCTGATCAACTTCACGCTCACCTCGACGATCGGTGGCATCGACCTGAATAAATTCTTCACCTTTCTGCACAACATCTCGGCTTCGATTCGCACCATGTCGTTCGACGTGTCGTACCGACTGCCAACGCTGAAAGAATTCATCGGCTACGAGCAGATCACGCCGCCCGAATGGTACTTTTTTATGGAGGATGTATTCTGCGAAGAATCGATGCTCGTGATCAGCCAGTTCATTCGCTCACTCATCGACGGCGACAATTTCGTGTCGATTGACAAAGAGATCAATTACACGCTTGAACTGAATGAACTCGAGATACCCCACTTTACAGTCGTAGGCACCGTAGACGAAATCGCTCCCCCCGATACGGTGCGTCAGGGCCACCTTGCCGGCAAGTCACCGAAGAACCGCATCGCCGAATATAAGCAAGGTCATTTGGGTATCATCACGCACCCCGAAACAGTGCGCCAGATAGCGATCGATACAGACGATTGGATTCGGTCCCTACCCGCGAATTATATTAGTTGA
- the hisG gene encoding ATP phosphoribosyltransferase → MAEQPLRIALPKGRMSDESLEYFVSKGLCSLSKTGEGRELILKDEKSQIDFYLIRSKDVGAYVEQGAADLGIMGLDLLLEHRFDVYIPAALPFGECRLSVAFPNGQTDWYKKRDLRVATKYPRLATEYFFRRGFNIRIIELYGSIEIAPLTGLSDVIVDLVSTGATLKANNLVEEEIIMKSTARLILNPSALALRRERLGGFVRQLISA, encoded by the coding sequence TTGGCAGAGCAGCCCCTCAGAATTGCGCTGCCCAAGGGGCGCATGAGCGATGAGAGCCTCGAATATTTCGTTTCGAAGGGGCTTTGCAGTCTTTCCAAGACCGGCGAAGGCCGCGAGCTGATTCTCAAAGACGAAAAGAGCCAAATCGATTTTTATCTGATACGCAGCAAAGATGTCGGTGCATATGTCGAGCAGGGGGCGGCCGACCTCGGCATCATGGGGCTCGACCTCTTACTCGAGCACCGTTTCGATGTGTATATTCCTGCCGCGCTGCCGTTCGGCGAATGCCGTCTGTCGGTGGCCTTTCCGAACGGGCAGACCGACTGGTACAAGAAGCGCGATCTGCGCGTGGCGACAAAATATCCCCGGCTGGCGACCGAATATTTCTTTCGCCGCGGCTTCAATATTCGAATTATCGAGCTTTATGGTTCAATCGAAATCGCCCCCCTGACCGGGCTTTCTGACGTCATCGTCGATCTGGTGAGCACCGGTGCCACGCTAAAGGCGAATAATCTCGTCGAAGAAGAGATTATCATGAAGAGCACGGCGCGTCTCATTCTGAACCCATCGGCTCTGGCCCTGCGGCGGGAGCGTCTGGGCGGTTTCGTGCGCCAGCTGATTTCGGCCTGA
- the rpmF gene encoding 50S ribosomal protein L32, whose translation MAVPKRRISHVRRRNRRAHHAIGKPNLRPCANCGAYGMPHRICTACGYYKGVQVLIPRAKKAKSDKE comes from the coding sequence ATGGCCGTACCCAAGAGAAGAATTTCGCATGTCCGCCGACGCAACCGTCGTGCCCACCACGCAATCGGCAAACCGAACCTGCGACCCTGCGCCAACTGCGGCGCCTACGGTATGCCGCACCGCATCTGCACCGCCTGTGGCTACTATAAAGGCGTACAGGTTCTGATACCGCGCGCGAAAAAAGCCAAGTCAGACAAAGAATAA
- a CDS encoding carboxypeptidase-like regulatory domain-containing protein: MLIALFTLNCFTSEKSLPGVTGSGQISGKVVGPDGTGIASVQIQVSRQDNEQVLQTTSANNGSFSINLNEVKRGTGFNLRFSKSNFKSAARAAVISLPNLKVDIGNVVMFTFGADESLSLRRITGQVYDNFAYKPLIGANVTTTDAAGQVLVVSTNENGRFILESNYFPLPSDEEKQVMRDNGISEMDIQALSTFAIGVYKADYITRTDIVAVITAEENPIRNNPVRLYQKFGSIYGHITEDTLGTALNNVSATLTNSNNQQLTCNSGGPYDANSSAPYEPLAAGLYCPDMDDDFNTNQNGANGGGFKIKDQFLLVGTRYPVTLSKTSAACTARTAATTNCYRTKTTYADVLLTGNNAIAGAATALMWDSWIHGTVTAGSGVLVKLYNSSNTYITEVTTNASGQFLFDHASILRNQQYKMTFEKSGYYSRLIGLSAPNDPALITITIAGANNAGAVTMTALPPPTHCVMGTVTDYWSTLPVDGATVAIFDGGWRTATTGPAAASGGFPALSNGQFIIQGNFGNTAVNAFDVEISRTGYTGETQVGKQTFKFTHSGIAACPGTPFNLDTQLACGASGVGPTGGSNCTNQLRLYPIGIYAVINGGSKYFRNQTKQTYEKFLTEKTGLTISGRTGDLIRTSSLPQKTYDFDGIYLHFDDTPRILPNVPEGKWSNHVPVNPNGSSPAANGVLTEGIGADSRTNAWDLKNYVYYHFYAAQPGSYTIETTGSTDTHITLTAQTGANLGSDDDSGTGSNGRIGPINLLRGWYYVKVRGKNDNVFGFFDVRVTGPAQVQSNYNTMLSPTATYATNCGTNNGNLVVSWYDATGHLLYVAGPGERPSVDLNECSANATIDMHGPIGDIIRGRFDGKLRPIAAAGAAANVSTGTFRGFFNILRTE, encoded by the coding sequence ATGTTGATCGCGCTCTTTACCCTGAACTGTTTTACTTCAGAAAAAAGTCTGCCGGGTGTTACCGGGTCGGGGCAGATTTCGGGTAAGGTTGTTGGGCCCGATGGCACCGGCATCGCCAGCGTGCAGATACAGGTTAGCAGGCAAGATAATGAGCAGGTTCTGCAAACGACGTCCGCCAACAATGGTTCATTTTCAATCAACCTTAACGAAGTTAAGCGCGGCACCGGTTTTAACCTGCGGTTCAGCAAGAGCAATTTTAAGTCCGCTGCCCGAGCAGCGGTCATTAGTCTACCGAATCTAAAAGTTGATATTGGTAATGTAGTGATGTTTACCTTCGGCGCTGACGAGAGCCTAAGTCTGAGAAGAATTACGGGACAAGTTTACGATAATTTTGCCTACAAGCCATTAATAGGCGCTAACGTGACAACAACAGACGCAGCGGGTCAAGTTCTAGTTGTTTCAACAAACGAAAATGGGCGATTTATACTTGAGAGCAACTATTTCCCATTACCAAGCGATGAAGAAAAACAAGTGATGAGAGACAATGGCATAAGTGAAATGGATATCCAAGCATTGTCAACATTTGCCATTGGTGTCTACAAAGCCGATTACATCACGCGCACCGATATTGTCGCCGTGATCACCGCAGAAGAAAACCCGATTCGTAATAACCCTGTTCGGCTCTACCAGAAGTTCGGCTCAATATATGGCCATATCACTGAAGACACATTGGGCACAGCGCTCAACAATGTCAGCGCCACGCTGACCAACTCGAATAACCAGCAATTGACTTGCAATAGCGGCGGGCCATACGATGCCAACAGCTCAGCGCCTTATGAACCTCTCGCGGCAGGCCTGTATTGCCCCGACATGGACGATGATTTCAATACCAACCAGAACGGAGCCAATGGCGGCGGATTTAAGATTAAAGACCAGTTCTTGCTTGTCGGTACCCGCTACCCGGTGACTCTTTCGAAAACAAGTGCCGCCTGCACTGCCCGAACTGCCGCGACGACGAACTGTTACCGCACGAAAACAACCTACGCCGACGTATTGTTAACCGGCAACAACGCAATCGCTGGCGCAGCGACAGCACTCATGTGGGACTCATGGATACACGGTACGGTCACGGCCGGTTCTGGTGTTCTGGTAAAGCTCTATAATTCGAGTAACACCTACATTACAGAGGTGACAACCAACGCGTCGGGCCAGTTTCTGTTCGATCATGCGAGCATATTGCGTAACCAGCAATATAAAATGACATTTGAGAAATCCGGCTATTATTCGCGCCTCATTGGCCTGTCGGCACCGAATGACCCTGCATTGATTACCATCACGATTGCGGGCGCCAACAACGCGGGTGCCGTGACCATGACTGCGTTGCCGCCGCCGACGCACTGCGTCATGGGTACGGTTACCGATTACTGGTCGACGCTGCCGGTCGATGGGGCGACGGTTGCAATATTTGACGGTGGCTGGCGTACCGCGACAACAGGGCCTGCAGCGGCTTCGGGTGGGTTTCCCGCGCTTTCGAACGGGCAGTTCATAATTCAGGGTAACTTCGGCAACACGGCGGTGAACGCCTTTGATGTCGAAATTTCGCGCACGGGTTATACCGGCGAGACACAGGTTGGAAAACAGACCTTCAAATTTACGCACAGCGGTATTGCGGCGTGCCCCGGAACGCCCTTTAATCTCGATACGCAGCTCGCCTGCGGTGCATCTGGTGTCGGCCCGACTGGTGGGTCTAATTGCACCAATCAGCTGCGACTTTACCCCATCGGCATATACGCCGTGATTAACGGGGGCTCAAAATATTTCAGAAACCAGACGAAACAGACATACGAGAAATTTCTCACCGAAAAGACCGGTTTGACGATTTCAGGCAGAACTGGCGACCTGATTCGAACCTCATCGCTGCCACAAAAGACCTACGATTTTGACGGTATATATCTGCATTTCGACGACACACCGCGCATTCTGCCGAACGTGCCTGAGGGCAAATGGTCGAACCATGTACCTGTAAATCCCAATGGCTCTTCGCCGGCTGCGAATGGTGTTCTCACCGAAGGCATCGGTGCTGACAGCCGCACGAATGCCTGGGATCTCAAGAATTACGTGTACTATCACTTCTATGCGGCGCAGCCCGGCTCGTACACGATCGAAACAACCGGGTCGACAGACACGCATATCACTCTCACCGCGCAAACCGGCGCGAACCTCGGGTCAGACGATGACAGTGGCACCGGCTCAAACGGACGCATCGGGCCGATTAACCTGCTCAGAGGCTGGTATTACGTCAAAGTTCGCGGCAAAAATGATAACGTTTTTGGTTTCTTCGATGTGCGCGTGACCGGCCCCGCGCAGGTTCAGTCGAACTATAACACAATGCTTTCGCCGACTGCGACCTACGCGACCAATTGCGGCACCAACAACGGCAACCTTGTCGTTTCATGGTATGACGCCACAGGGCATTTGCTATATGTTGCCGGGCCAGGCGAACGCCCGAGTGTTGATCTGAACGAATGTTCGGCCAACGCAACCATCGACATGCATGGCCCTATAGGCGATATTATTCGCGGTCGTTTTGACGGTAAGCTACGGCCGATCGCAGCGGCTGGTGCTGCAGCGAACGTCAGCACGGGAACATTCAGAGGGTTCTTCAACATTCTTCGCACCGAGTAG
- a CDS encoding ferritin-like domain-containing protein, giving the protein MKFFRTLSELRGAHDLPQKLQRLGDFAAALERHESVEFDTEAPVVPLGPPSYSAICKIVHGSEVPRRRNLGSGEGRIIFLHALAHIEYSAIDLALDSAYRFRDMPPQFYEDWLNVALDEARHFAMLQSLLGELGSGYGALPVHTGIHDAMVRSEDSLRRRMVAAHRHLEANGLDAHPELARKMSLFDDPMAERIRDALKIIFDDEIAHVAAGDFWYRYACTLDGSNPEDFAADIEMAIPGTKIGGKKNLNLDARRRAGFSEHDLAVMSRPVA; this is encoded by the coding sequence ATGAAATTTTTCAGAACTCTGAGCGAGCTGCGCGGGGCACATGACCTGCCGCAGAAACTTCAACGCCTCGGCGATTTTGCGGCTGCCCTTGAGCGGCATGAAAGCGTCGAGTTTGACACAGAGGCCCCAGTCGTGCCGCTCGGCCCGCCATCGTACAGCGCTATCTGCAAGATCGTGCACGGGTCTGAAGTGCCGCGCCGCCGCAACCTTGGCTCGGGCGAAGGGCGCATTATTTTTTTACACGCGCTGGCACATATTGAATACTCGGCCATTGACCTGGCGCTCGATTCGGCTTATAGGTTTCGCGATATGCCGCCCCAGTTCTATGAAGATTGGTTGAATGTCGCGTTAGACGAAGCCCGGCATTTCGCCATGCTGCAGAGTCTGCTCGGCGAACTGGGCTCGGGGTATGGTGCGCTGCCGGTGCACACCGGTATTCACGATGCCATGGTTCGGTCTGAAGATTCGCTGCGCCGGCGCATGGTTGCGGCACACCGCCATCTCGAAGCCAATGGCCTCGACGCACACCCCGAACTTGCCCGCAAAATGAGTCTTTTTGACGACCCCATGGCCGAAAGAATCCGCGATGCTTTGAAGATTATTTTCGACGATGAAATTGCGCACGTGGCAGCCGGTGACTTCTGGTACCGCTATGCTTGCACGCTCGACGGTTCTAACCCCGAAGACTTTGCGGCCGATATTGAAATGGCGATACCCGGCACAAAAATCGGTGGCAAGAAGAATCTGAACCTCGATGCCCGGCGCCGCGCAGGTTTTTCTGAACACGACCTAGCAGTCATGTCACGGCCTGTTGCCTGA
- a CDS encoding nicotinamide-nucleotide amidohydrolase family protein translates to MRKGVRLCITGSEVMNGFVLDRNTQFFASELYARGLELIESRIMPDDPEQIVKTWKEFSASGDLIVNSGGLGPTSDDLTVDLLCEWLGDTAVYEPHAEKRTRYFFEKRAKDKTRVMSIDVALRQARIPSKATAIKNTVGLAPGIFIPEVPFIALPGFPDEIRGMWPEVLSIIERLDFSRSAMRIIPLWGVGESQLFSVLEKSDGVLVGVHALPWGCRLFLRSDPKHEPALDEMVATLHSRYPGQIVENPLLNIIESLKSQNLKLAVAESCTGGLAAKQITDLAGVSSVFQGGAVSYANSAKTALAGVSPEIVEAHGAVSAECAAAMCRGIADNLQADLSLSFTGIAGPDGGSAAKPVGTVFIGLFDRRTGETRVGKFFFPFGRERFRNASVATGFLALWQHLERAQARPFPLSELN, encoded by the coding sequence ATGAGAAAAGGCGTCAGGCTCTGCATTACCGGCAGCGAAGTGATGAACGGCTTCGTGCTCGACCGCAATACGCAGTTTTTTGCGTCAGAACTCTACGCACGCGGCCTCGAACTGATCGAAAGCCGCATTATGCCCGATGACCCAGAGCAGATTGTCAAAACCTGGAAAGAGTTCAGCGCATCGGGAGATCTGATCGTCAACTCGGGCGGTCTCGGACCCACGAGCGACGACCTCACCGTCGACCTGCTGTGCGAGTGGCTGGGTGACACGGCGGTCTACGAGCCACACGCTGAAAAACGCACGCGTTATTTTTTTGAGAAACGCGCAAAAGACAAGACCCGGGTCATGTCGATCGACGTCGCCCTGAGGCAGGCGCGTATTCCGTCAAAGGCGACCGCCATAAAGAATACCGTCGGTCTTGCGCCGGGAATTTTTATCCCCGAGGTTCCGTTTATCGCGCTGCCGGGTTTTCCCGACGAGATCAGGGGAATGTGGCCCGAAGTGCTTTCAATCATCGAACGGCTCGACTTCTCGCGTTCGGCGATGCGTATCATTCCACTGTGGGGTGTGGGTGAAAGCCAGCTTTTTTCAGTACTCGAAAAGAGCGACGGTGTTCTTGTGGGCGTGCACGCGCTGCCATGGGGATGCAGACTCTTCTTGCGCTCTGACCCCAAACACGAGCCGGCCCTCGACGAAATGGTGGCAACTCTGCACTCGCGGTATCCAGGCCAGATCGTTGAAAATCCGCTATTGAATATCATCGAAAGTCTCAAATCGCAGAATCTGAAGCTCGCCGTTGCCGAAAGCTGCACCGGTGGCCTTGCCGCAAAGCAGATTACCGACCTTGCGGGCGTCTCTTCGGTTTTTCAGGGTGGGGCAGTAAGTTATGCCAACAGCGCCAAGACCGCGCTTGCGGGCGTCTCGCCCGAGATTGTGGAGGCGCACGGGGCCGTCAGCGCCGAATGTGCTGCAGCCATGTGCCGTGGCATCGCCGATAATTTGCAGGCGGATCTATCCCTCTCATTTACCGGCATCGCCGGGCCAGACGGCGGCTCGGCGGCCAAACCGGTCGGCACGGTGTTTATTGGCCTTTTCGACAGGCGAACCGGCGAAACACGCGTGGGCAAATTCTTCTTTCCTTTTGGGCGCGAACGCTTTCGCAACGCCTCGGTCGCCACGGGGTTTTTGGCCCTATGGCAGCATCTTGAGCGTGCGCAGGCGAGGCCTTTTCCGTTAAGCGAACTAAATTAA
- a CDS encoding PfkB family carbohydrate kinase: MRMLVVGSVAFDDIKTPFGEKKNVLGGAASHFSIASAPLIEPKIIAVVGSDFPEKYVKYLGNFGIDTSGIERSSETTFHWSGFYEHDMAVAHTRSTELGAFATFEPKLTEEDKQRQVLFLANIDPVIQYKVLKQMKNVQLVGMDSMNFWIESKKKDLMKVIKQVDILFLNDAEVRMLAGEASLIKAAKMIQKQGPGVVIVKKGEHGVTAITKNEIFVSPSYPTEKVIDPTGAGDSFAGGCMSYLVANTQPGKKITSEVLRRAVAWGSATASFAVEGFSTSGIAKADKKSITRRVEVLKGLSAF; the protein is encoded by the coding sequence ATGCGTATGCTTGTGGTTGGGTCTGTCGCGTTCGACGATATCAAGACCCCGTTCGGCGAAAAGAAGAATGTGCTCGGTGGCGCCGCCAGCCACTTCTCGATCGCTTCGGCTCCGCTGATTGAGCCGAAAATTATCGCCGTTGTCGGCAGTGATTTCCCTGAAAAATATGTAAAATACCTGGGCAACTTCGGCATTGACACGAGTGGCATCGAGCGCAGCAGCGAGACGACTTTCCATTGGTCGGGTTTCTACGAACACGACATGGCGGTCGCGCACACACGCAGCACAGAGCTCGGTGCTTTCGCCACGTTTGAACCGAAACTGACCGAAGAAGATAAGCAGCGTCAGGTTCTGTTTCTCGCAAACATTGACCCTGTGATACAATACAAGGTGCTCAAACAAATGAAAAACGTGCAGCTCGTCGGCATGGATTCGATGAATTTCTGGATTGAGAGCAAGAAAAAAGATCTCATGAAAGTCATCAAACAGGTAGATATACTTTTTCTCAACGACGCCGAGGTGCGTATGCTCGCGGGCGAAGCCTCGCTGATCAAGGCGGCGAAAATGATACAGAAGCAGGGGCCCGGTGTCGTGATCGTCAAAAAAGGCGAGCACGGCGTTACTGCCATCACCAAGAATGAGATCTTCGTCAGTCCCTCTTACCCGACCGAGAAGGTCATCGACCCAACGGGTGCAGGCGATAGTTTTGCCGGCGGATGCATGAGCTATCTGGTGGCGAACACACAACCGGGAAAAAAGATCACTTCTGAAGTTTTGCGCCGCGCAGTCGCCTGGGGTTCTGCGACTGCGAGTTTTGCGGTCGAAGGCTTTTCAACTTCAGGCATCGCTAAGGCTGATAAGAAGAGTATCACCAGGCGGGTCGAAGTGCTGAAAGGTCTTTCAGCATTCTGA
- a CDS encoding PaaI family thioesterase: MSRVHTNASLVGQQLHHDNCLGCGALNNYSFHIPSTFDEQKGEVEFTFQLRREHEGAPGYAHGGGLALILDEAQGVLCHHLGHFVMTDGFSIKYYKATPLYRDLRITAWLTSARSKRLYTKARIQLGDEVLVESKIKWYIIPERLLERRFGNGGMENRLKSFLEPNRVRAKEIRRRLRAAKVTTAV; this comes from the coding sequence ATGAGCCGCGTGCACACGAATGCCAGTCTCGTAGGCCAGCAGTTGCACCACGACAATTGCCTGGGTTGTGGTGCGCTCAACAACTACTCTTTTCACATACCGTCGACCTTTGATGAACAGAAGGGCGAAGTCGAATTCACTTTTCAACTGCGCCGCGAGCACGAGGGCGCTCCGGGTTATGCACACGGTGGTGGCCTGGCGCTGATTCTCGACGAAGCGCAGGGCGTTCTCTGCCATCACCTCGGGCACTTTGTCATGACCGATGGTTTTTCGATAAAGTACTATAAGGCGACACCGCTCTACCGCGACCTGCGCATCACTGCGTGGCTCACTTCGGCGCGATCAAAGCGGCTCTACACCAAAGCGCGCATACAGCTCGGCGATGAAGTACTGGTGGAGTCCAAAATCAAATGGTACATTATACCCGAAAGGCTGCTCGAGCGCCGTTTCGGGAATGGCGGCATGGAAAACCGGCTGAAATCATTTCTCGAACCTAACCGAGTGCGGGCGAAAGAAATTCGCCGGCGTCTGCGCGCGGCAAAAGTCACGACCGCCGTCTGA